The Sandaracinaceae bacterium genome has a window encoding:
- a CDS encoding YdeI/OmpD-associated family protein, whose protein sequence is MAGESARSFATPEQLEDWLRDNHASERELWVRIFKKASGRATVTWDDCVVSAIAWGWIDGLKRKLDDVSYLQRLTPRRPKSSWSKRNRAHVERLIAEGRMQPAGMACVEAAKADGRWERAYAGSADMVIPDDFLRELKKHPEAEAFYGTLTRRNLYVIYHRLHSARREATRQKRIAAIIDKLSRHESLT, encoded by the coding sequence ATGGCAGGAGAATCCGCGCGCTCCTTCGCGACGCCCGAGCAGCTCGAGGACTGGCTGCGCGACAACCACGCCAGCGAGCGCGAGCTCTGGGTGCGCATCTTCAAGAAGGCCTCGGGTCGAGCGACGGTCACCTGGGACGACTGCGTTGTCTCCGCCATCGCGTGGGGCTGGATCGACGGTCTGAAGCGCAAGCTCGACGACGTGTCGTACCTGCAGCGCCTCACGCCGCGACGCCCGAAGTCGAGCTGGTCGAAGAGGAACCGCGCGCACGTCGAGCGGCTCATCGCGGAGGGCCGCATGCAGCCGGCCGGCATGGCGTGCGTCGAGGCGGCGAAGGCCGACGGGCGATGGGAGCGCGCCTACGCCGGCTCCGCCGACATGGTCATCCCCGACGACTTCCTGCGCGAGCTGAAGAAGCACCCCGAGGCCGAGGCGTTCTACGGGACGCTCACCCGCCGGAACCTCTACGTGATCTACCACCGCCTCCACAGCGCGCGCCGGGAGGCGACCCGGCAGAAGCGGATCGCCGCCATCATCGACAAGCTGTCCCGGCACGAATCGTTGACATAG
- a CDS encoding DUF2505 family protein: MAKSHETTVRVAASPDRLVEVLTSDDYHVARDTVQGAITVEVKGRSRDGARLVYEVHSTRYARGLTGVDRSKTEASVATYTWDLDARAATWVHRGPHDERAQVNGTIAIEPDGDGSLLHDALHVTIKVPLIGGKIESLVVSELKKGFEKYVKVVRDHAER, from the coding sequence ATGGCGAAATCGCACGAGACGACGGTCCGAGTCGCGGCCTCCCCGGACCGCCTGGTCGAGGTGCTGACCAGCGACGACTACCACGTCGCGCGCGACACCGTGCAGGGCGCGATCACCGTGGAGGTGAAGGGGCGCTCACGAGACGGCGCACGCCTCGTCTATGAGGTGCACTCCACCCGCTACGCGCGCGGGCTGACCGGCGTCGACCGGAGCAAGACCGAGGCGTCGGTCGCCACGTACACGTGGGACCTCGACGCGCGCGCGGCCACCTGGGTGCACCGCGGGCCGCACGACGAGCGGGCCCAGGTCAACGGCACCATCGCCATCGAGCCCGACGGCGACGGCTCGCTGCTGCACGACGCGCTCCACGTGACGATCAAGGTCCCCTTGATCGGCGGCAAGATCGAGTCGCTCGTGGTGAGCGAGCTGAAGAAGGGCTTCGAGAAGTACGTGAAGGTCGTCCGCGACCACGCGGAGCGCTGA
- a CDS encoding M48 family metalloprotease yields MRHAIVYGSASGPVALAMGWWLGGLGWALAFYLATLAGQRVAARVFSREIMRVMDFPLEVTPGQVTRGFLARLPLRLLWIGTLLLVAAGWVDPLPMGIGALVAGTLYVLALTHWLVAVGYLRGAPSALHDSVHALADEAGVRLDGVYVMDESLANAVALPFAASVAVTRGALRALDGPQLQAVMAHEIEHLTESAPLRISRLTPLYGKLGLAALAGYLTRDPALHDVMTVFVPLVVVALLLRAGLAVYWRRSEDRSDDAGFEHDESTYASALLCIHHYNLAQVHHATDGGHRALRERVAALKDEPGFVPTRSHSRAPEALTMISLLVAWAGLLVVRALIE; encoded by the coding sequence ATGCGACACGCCATCGTCTACGGGTCGGCGTCGGGACCGGTCGCGCTGGCGATGGGATGGTGGCTGGGCGGGCTCGGCTGGGCGTTGGCGTTCTATCTCGCCACCCTGGCCGGGCAGAGAGTCGCGGCGCGTGTGTTCAGTCGGGAGATCATGCGCGTCATGGACTTTCCGCTGGAGGTCACCCCCGGTCAGGTTACGCGCGGATTCTTGGCCAGACTGCCTCTCCGGCTCCTGTGGATCGGGACGCTTCTCCTCGTGGCGGCGGGATGGGTGGATCCGCTCCCGATGGGCATCGGCGCGCTCGTCGCGGGGACGCTCTACGTACTCGCGCTCACGCACTGGTTGGTGGCCGTGGGCTACCTCCGCGGCGCGCCGAGCGCGCTCCACGACTCGGTGCACGCGCTCGCCGACGAGGCCGGGGTGCGGCTCGACGGCGTCTACGTGATGGACGAGAGCCTCGCCAACGCGGTGGCGCTGCCGTTCGCGGCCAGCGTCGCCGTCACTCGCGGCGCGCTTCGAGCGCTGGATGGCCCGCAGCTGCAAGCGGTGATGGCGCACGAGATCGAGCACCTCACCGAGAGCGCACCGCTCCGTATCTCACGGCTCACCCCGCTGTACGGCAAGCTGGGGCTGGCTGCGTTGGCGGGCTATCTGACGCGGGATCCGGCCTTGCACGACGTCATGACGGTGTTCGTTCCCTTGGTCGTGGTGGCGCTGCTACTGCGGGCGGGGCTCGCCGTGTACTGGCGCAGGAGCGAGGACCGCTCGGACGACGCGGGCTTCGAGCACGACGAGTCGACGTATGCGAGTGCGCTCCTTTGCATCCATCACTACAACCTCGCGCAAGTGCACCACGCCACGGACGGCGGACATCGGGCGTTGCGGGAGCGCGTCGCGGCGCTGAAGGACGAGCCTGGGTTCGTGCCCACTCGCTCCCACTCTCGCGCGCCGGAGGCGCTCACGATGATCTCCCTGCTGGTGGCGTGGGCCGGCCTCCTCGTCGTGCGCGCGTTGATCGAGTGA
- a CDS encoding leucine-rich repeat domain-containing protein has protein sequence MKKRFEFHGDDSAKFWEIERKGAVVHVRYGRVGTDGRVSEKTTASPAEAKKHAEKQIASKLKKGYRQVGEGQPSATAKKTAKTPTDDTAASEIAVAVDAWRAFADELKKNARFEVKSRFGKPIGERALARIRKAWADHTLPAPMVEFLRVVDGFDFEVREADREARVFLNELGQDPPEHHFWGSKRHAEGPPDLLFGDLEPRPFLVLDEPAPEWCYGFLMLGELAENPRVSYHAAAEESVETTDDLAGYLESSLAATRAAVTQAERLLIEREGGAQAPEPAPPAGRSEGLFVLADLSTHDLDGTGKERLKKSRDPATVQALEVQIKDANRPFDLALLRGFTALEQLTVAGAPPSIELSPLKSQKKLSELALWMGMTLSSDGQRCLPDLAEVELASVRTVRLWDVGRLPDWSALRAFPNAREVEVTLRDDSNEITSLDVWPEAEQISISGVGEAVQLSSAARLPKKLQRLALNSLGLAEMPSPEGGAALLELDLEWNSIAGTLDWSTSLPELTTLNLSHNQIEAIAALRGPPKLTKLVLDDNLVAHLGGLEALTALQSLSLRKNKLTMIESLAALRDLETLDLADNEIPVIAGLDDLEKLRTLDLSGNPLTDLDGLAGVAEGCVVRLAKCGLSSKQKRAVKKQHGERLELDLG, from the coding sequence ATGAAGAAGCGCTTCGAGTTTCATGGCGACGACAGCGCCAAGTTCTGGGAGATCGAGCGCAAGGGCGCCGTCGTGCACGTCCGCTACGGGCGCGTGGGCACGGACGGTCGAGTCAGCGAGAAGACGACCGCGAGCCCAGCCGAAGCGAAGAAGCACGCGGAGAAGCAGATCGCGTCCAAGCTGAAGAAGGGCTACCGACAGGTCGGTGAGGGGCAGCCGAGCGCGACAGCGAAGAAGACAGCGAAGACGCCGACCGACGACACGGCCGCGAGCGAGATCGCGGTCGCGGTCGACGCGTGGCGGGCGTTCGCCGACGAGCTGAAGAAGAACGCTCGTTTCGAGGTGAAGTCCCGCTTTGGCAAGCCGATCGGCGAGCGCGCGCTGGCGCGTATCCGGAAGGCGTGGGCCGACCACACTTTGCCTGCGCCGATGGTCGAGTTCCTGCGAGTGGTCGACGGCTTCGACTTCGAAGTGAGAGAAGCGGACCGCGAGGCGCGCGTGTTCCTGAACGAGCTGGGGCAGGACCCGCCCGAGCATCACTTCTGGGGCTCGAAGCGCCACGCGGAGGGTCCGCCGGACCTCCTCTTCGGCGATCTGGAGCCGCGGCCCTTCCTCGTGCTCGACGAGCCGGCTCCGGAGTGGTGTTACGGCTTCCTGATGCTCGGGGAGCTGGCCGAGAACCCGCGGGTCTCCTACCACGCGGCGGCTGAAGAGAGCGTGGAGACGACGGACGATCTCGCGGGCTACCTGGAGAGCAGCCTCGCCGCCACGCGCGCCGCCGTCACCCAGGCCGAGCGACTGCTGATCGAGCGCGAGGGCGGCGCTCAGGCCCCCGAGCCAGCGCCCCCGGCTGGCCGCAGCGAGGGCCTCTTCGTGCTCGCCGATCTCTCCACCCATGACCTCGACGGAACAGGCAAGGAGCGGCTGAAGAAGAGCCGCGATCCGGCGACGGTCCAGGCGCTCGAGGTGCAGATCAAAGACGCGAATCGACCCTTCGACCTCGCGCTGCTGCGCGGCTTCACCGCGCTCGAGCAGCTCACGGTGGCGGGGGCCCCACCCTCCATCGAGCTGTCGCCGCTGAAGAGCCAGAAGAAGCTCTCGGAGCTCGCGCTGTGGATGGGGATGACGCTGTCGAGCGATGGGCAGCGCTGCCTCCCCGATCTGGCGGAAGTCGAGCTCGCGTCCGTGCGAACCGTGCGGCTCTGGGACGTTGGGCGCCTCCCCGACTGGTCCGCGCTCCGGGCGTTCCCGAACGCGCGTGAGGTGGAAGTGACCCTCCGTGACGACAGCAACGAGATCACCTCACTGGATGTCTGGCCGGAGGCCGAGCAGATCTCGATCTCCGGCGTCGGCGAAGCGGTCCAGCTCTCCTCGGCCGCCCGACTGCCGAAGAAGCTCCAGCGGCTCGCGCTGAACAGCCTGGGCCTCGCCGAGATGCCCAGCCCCGAGGGCGGCGCGGCGCTGCTCGAGCTCGACCTCGAATGGAACTCCATCGCGGGGACGCTCGACTGGTCGACGTCTCTCCCGGAGCTCACGACCCTCAACCTGAGCCACAACCAGATCGAGGCGATCGCGGCGCTGAGGGGGCCGCCGAAGCTCACCAAGCTCGTGCTCGATGACAACCTCGTCGCTCACCTCGGCGGACTCGAAGCGCTGACCGCCCTCCAGTCTCTGTCGCTGCGGAAGAACAAACTGACGATGATCGAGAGCCTCGCGGCCCTGCGCGACCTGGAGACCCTCGACCTGGCCGACAACGAGATCCCGGTCATCGCGGGGCTCGATGACCTCGAGAAGCTGCGGACGCTCGACTTGAGTGGCAACCCGTTGACCGACCTCGACGGGCTCGCGGGCGTCGCGGAGGGCTGCGTGGTGCGCCTCGCGAAGTGCGGTCTGTCCAGCAAGCAGAAGCGTGCGGTGAAGAAGCAGCACGGCGAGCGCCTGGAGCTCGACCTCGGTTGA
- a CDS encoding VOC family protein, giving the protein MGPSRVSFLELVTIIVEDYDDAIRFFVGVLGFELVEDSPSLTNDGRPKRWVVVRPENAATGILLARADGHRQAAAVGDQLAGRVGFFLRVDDFDETYERMVSAGVVFVSAPRNETYGRVAVFLDVAGNRWDLLGASSRM; this is encoded by the coding sequence ATGGGACCCTCACGCGTGTCCTTCCTCGAGCTCGTGACCATCATCGTCGAGGACTACGACGACGCGATCCGCTTCTTCGTGGGCGTGCTCGGGTTCGAGCTGGTCGAGGACTCACCGTCGCTCACGAACGACGGGCGACCAAAGCGGTGGGTCGTCGTCCGCCCGGAGAACGCCGCGACGGGCATCCTGCTGGCGCGCGCGGATGGGCATCGCCAGGCAGCGGCGGTCGGAGACCAGCTCGCCGGGCGCGTTGGCTTCTTCCTCCGCGTCGACGACTTCGACGAGACCTACGAGCGAATGGTCTCCGCGGGCGTGGTGTTCGTGTCGGCGCCCCGGAACGAGACGTATGGTCGGGTCGCGGTCTTCCTCGATGTCGCCGGCAATCGGTGGGATCTGCTGGGCGCGTCTTCGCGGATGTGA
- a CDS encoding MAPEG family protein, with protein MHVDQKERDRRARARLILIGYPVVILLVSVVVDVFVLGVEPLVFAAPSAWSLRALIAASVLLVLNHTWIMTATELVRGRYRLQATPEEWTEAGLRAEEAPAEGVRELQRCHNLHRNSTENTVVFALLVLPFVMVSPSPTIAGVWIVGFAVARLGYTFAYLAKRTGVRGAFMTLSLLAMYGVATYLVAGLFL; from the coding sequence GTGCACGTCGATCAGAAGGAACGCGACCGCCGGGCCCGGGCGCGGCTCATCCTCATCGGGTACCCGGTCGTCATCCTGCTGGTCAGCGTCGTCGTCGACGTCTTCGTCCTCGGTGTCGAACCCCTGGTGTTCGCCGCACCGTCGGCCTGGTCACTCCGCGCGTTGATAGCCGCCAGCGTCCTGCTGGTCCTCAACCACACCTGGATCATGACGGCCACGGAGCTCGTGCGCGGGCGCTACAGGCTCCAGGCGACGCCCGAGGAGTGGACCGAGGCGGGGCTCCGCGCCGAGGAGGCGCCCGCGGAGGGTGTTCGAGAGCTGCAGCGTTGCCACAACCTCCATCGGAACAGCACGGAGAACACGGTCGTCTTCGCGCTGCTGGTGCTGCCTTTCGTGATGGTCTCACCGAGCCCGACCATCGCCGGGGTCTGGATCGTCGGTTTTGCGGTCGCGCGGCTCGGCTACACCTTCGCGTACCTCGCCAAGAGGACCGGTGTGCGAGGTGCGTTCATGACGCTCAGCCTGCTCGCGATGTACGGCGTGGCGACCTACCTCGTCGCCGGGCTCTTCCTCTGA